Proteins found in one Sphaeramia orbicularis chromosome 8, fSphaOr1.1, whole genome shotgun sequence genomic segment:
- the prkcsh gene encoding glucosidase 2 subunit beta, translated as MYCPYLLLLLSLGVSAVEVQRPRGVPLSKRQFYEEGKPFTCLDGSRTIPFDRVNDDYCDCQDGSDEPGTAACPNGSFHCTNAGFRPAFIPSSRINDGICDCCDTTDEYNSGAACQNTCRELGRKERESLQKMAEIAKEGFMLKQQLIQEAKRGLEEKKGKLAEVQTSKKDLEDKVEALRSVKEAAEQPEKEAKERHLKAWEDQKAVIRKEKDMAKMAAVFLELDADADGSVSVAELLLHSELDQDSDGTFTETEAQGLLGGVDKVDTVAFEAVWSNIKDKYISEAKADTTAPVETPQEETRESVSDTDSEQYPEDDIPEDEEEEDEDDEDEDPDDGEYKSPPTTRTQEKKDDEDEGTMPPYDQETQNLIDTAQKARNEFDEAERALREVDDQIRNIEKEISFDFGPSAEFGYLYNQCYELTTSEYIYRLCPFSRVSQKPKYGGSETSLGTWGKWAGPDDNVYSVMKYEHGTGCWQGPNRSTTVKLTCGKETVVTSTSEPSRCEYLMEFTTPAVCQEPPSLDSMHPDHEEL; from the exons ATGTACTGTCCGTAtctcctgctgctgctgagtCTGGGGGTGTCAGCCGTAGAAGTCCAGCGCCCCAGGGGTGTCCCTCTATCAA AACGGCAGTTCTATGAAGAAGGGAAACCTTTTACTTGCCTGGATGGCTCCCGCACTATTCCTTTTGATAGAGTGAACGACGACTACTGTGACTGTCAGGACGGTTCAGATGAGCCAG GCACTGCTGCTTGTCCAAATGGTAGCTTCCACTGCACCAATGCGGGTTTCAGACCTGCCTTTATTCCTTCCTCCCGTATCAATGATGGCATTTGTG ACTGCTGTGACACAACAGATGAATACAACAGTGGTGCTGCCTGTCAGAACACTTGCAG GGAGTTGGGTCGCAAGGAGAGGGAAAGCCTTCAAAAAATGGCAGAGATTGCAAAGGAGGGCTTCATGCTTAAACAGCAACTCATCCAGGAGGCCAAGAGGGGCTTAGAGGAAAAGAag GGCAAACTGGCAGAGGTTCAAACCAGTAAGAAGGATCTGGAAGACAAGGTGGAGGCTCTGAGATCTGTTAAGGAAGCGGCAGAGCAGCCAGAAAAAGAAGCTAAAGAGCGCCATCTGAAGGCCTGGGAAG ATCAAAAAGCTGTCATTCGTAAGGAGAAGGATATGGCGAAAATGGCTGCAGTGTTCCTTGAACTGGATGCTGATGCAGATGGCAG tgtgtcAGTGGCTGAGCTTCTCCTTCACTCTGAGCTAGACCAAGATTCAGATGGTACATTCACAGAAACGGAGGCACAG GGACTGCTGGGGGGAGTGGACAAAGTTGATACTGTAGCTTTTGAGGCTGTTTGGAGTAACATCAAAGACAAATACATATCGGAG GCCAAAGCAGACACCACAGCACCAGTGGAGACGCCACAGGAGGAGACAAGGGAGTCGGTCTCTGACACCGACTCTGAGCAGTACCCTGAAGACGACATCccagaggacgaagaggaggaggatgaagatgatgaagatgaggaccCAGATGATGGAGAATATAAG AGCCCTCCTACAACACGGACTCAAGAAAAGAAGGATGACGAAGATGAGGGGACTATGCCACCCTATGATCAAGAAACGCAGAACCTTATTGACA CTGCTCAGAAAGCCAGGAATGAATTTGATGAAGCTGAGAGAGCTCTCCGGGAAGTGGATGATCAGATCAG GAACATTGAGAAGGAAATCTCCTTTGACTTTGGGCCCAGTGCTGAATTTGGTTACCTCTATAACCAGTGTTATGAGCTAACTACTAGCGA GTACATCTACAGGCTCTGTCCGTTCAGCAGAGTATCACAGAAACCCAAATACGGTGGATCAGAAACTAGCCTAGG GACTTGGGGGAAGTGGGCAGGTCCTGATGATAACGTCTACAGTGTGATGAAGTATGAACATGGAACAGGATGCTGGCAAGGCCCCAACAGATCTACCACG GTTAAGTTAACATGTGGAAAAGAGACAGTTGTGACATCTACCTCCGAGCCCAGTCGCTGTGAATACCTGATGGAATTCACCACCCCTGCTGTTTGCCAAGAGCCTCCAAGCCTGGATTCCATGCATCCTGACCATGAAGAGCTATAG